One uncultured Tolumonas sp. genomic window carries:
- a CDS encoding LacI family DNA-binding transcriptional regulator → MTTIRDVAELAGVSIATISRVLNNKGKVSEETADRVRAIVKELDYVYVKQPLKPRRAEMKPQGVFAIILPTLSNPYFSELLDIVEQEVQYLGRSLLVYNSRGEMQRELSLLTICKQQKIDGLFIVPSSSKPEHIALLNQQPFPVVSLTQLHAELTSVAVDHAEGGAQVAEHLTSMGHTQIGYLGPADEAEQKFTGFRNKLSDLRIPLPAERIIDTPDVSAPELSARFSAYLDQHAVLPFSAIFVFNDVSAQLVIEVLQSRGYRVPEDVLVVGFDNTLIAQVMNISSVAQPIKEIGRLGFQEMMRLIEHNELENDTHHLILSPRLVLRNSSVKLIKRVL, encoded by the coding sequence ATGACGACGATAAGAGATGTTGCAGAACTGGCAGGGGTATCGATTGCCACCATTTCCAGAGTTCTGAATAACAAAGGCAAAGTATCAGAAGAGACGGCAGACCGTGTTCGAGCCATTGTCAAAGAACTGGATTATGTCTATGTGAAACAACCGCTAAAACCTCGCCGGGCGGAAATGAAACCGCAGGGCGTGTTCGCTATCATTCTGCCTACACTCTCCAACCCGTATTTTTCTGAACTGTTAGATATTGTTGAACAGGAAGTGCAATATCTTGGCCGTTCACTGCTGGTTTATAACTCACGCGGGGAAATGCAGCGTGAACTCTCGCTTTTGACCATCTGTAAACAACAAAAAATTGATGGCCTGTTCATCGTGCCCAGCTCAAGCAAACCTGAACATATTGCATTGCTGAATCAGCAGCCATTCCCTGTGGTATCACTGACACAACTGCATGCTGAACTAACCAGTGTCGCTGTTGATCATGCGGAAGGTGGCGCGCAAGTTGCGGAACATCTGACCAGCATGGGACACACCCAAATCGGTTATCTGGGGCCAGCTGATGAAGCTGAGCAAAAATTCACCGGTTTCCGTAACAAATTATCTGATTTACGTATTCCGTTACCGGCAGAACGAATTATTGATACGCCGGATGTCTCCGCACCTGAATTATCAGCCCGGTTTAGCGCATATCTCGATCAGCATGCGGTATTACCGTTTTCTGCTATTTTCGTTTTTAACGACGTTTCGGCTCAATTAGTCATTGAGGTATTGCAGTCGCGAGGTTATCGCGTGCCGGAAGATGTGTTGGTGGTCGGGTTTGATAACACTCTGATTGCACAGGTTATGAACATCAGCAGTGTCGCGCAGCCTATTAAAGAAATTGGCCGTTTAGGGTTTCAGGAGATGATGCGTTTAATCGAGCATAATGAACTCGAAAATGACACGCATCATCTGATCTTGTCTCCGCGCTTAGTGTTGCGGAATAGCTCTGTAAAGTTGATTAAACGTGTATTGTAA
- a CDS encoding YebG family protein yields MIKIEFVVLNSKGEEKMRTTDELAAKAYDLMLDAAEKVMPIIESSGLELTEKQTEDLAIHLVKHGEAVTAALAPAVKGAAVVKRARKKNTETVEQE; encoded by the coding sequence ATGATCAAAATTGAATTTGTAGTATTGAATTCAAAAGGGGAAGAAAAGATGCGCACCACTGATGAGCTGGCAGCCAAAGCCTATGATCTGATGCTGGACGCAGCGGAAAAGGTAATGCCTATTATTGAGTCTTCTGGTCTGGAATTAACCGAGAAACAGACGGAAGATTTAGCCATTCATCTGGTGAAACATGGTGAAGCGGTTACGGCGGCGTTAGCACCTGCAGTCAAAGGGGCTGCGGTGGTAAAACGCGCACGCAAAAAGAACACCGAAACCGTCGAACAAGAATAA
- a CDS encoding C45 family autoproteolytic acyltransferase/hydolase, with amino-acid sequence MKFLANVLLTIICFSISPLYAANTFPDPNTVQWWQSAYRYSQKGWINLHIEGAPYERGLQHGRLLAPEIADYAQALAKFTDPEAPVKTWEKTRRVVNILFLNGFTQEQLTEMKGIADGASAAGARFNNRALDVTDIAILNLSNELDELEDALAITPASEQNKPSAKVTQPASIRNFGGPIRCNAFAAVGPATKDGKIVFGHITMFSLYPATFYNVWIDVKPSKGHHFVMQTTPGGIQSGMDYSINDAGIMLSETSVNQTKFDSKGIPLAARIRQAQQYATSIEEAVAILTNKNNGLATAEWILADVKHNEIALLTLGTHKSKLYRSSKKEWIAGAEGFYWSNNNTKDLDIRLETISSINDRPSPVAAFKPEQRDGVWLKLYDQYKGKIDADFAHKLLTTPEIVASVSVDAKYTTSDMANQLTTWATFGPPLGTVRYPSTDDQHDFPNIKPLISNPWTILHSGTPPKNATRLTNAVDLHNPKNPVLPPPAAEMSEPDTKPAWHGTLLPKTDADIWLTAAFANYERIVALEKTWRHQKQDQQLTQNEQNHLDVKLFYYRSLYDLRARAGLDFPLAETKMNFRDDKWYDIVAGKGVLLLANLRNQLGKDNFDRLMNNFGRAQAGKTVSVAQFQAYLENGTHKDLSSFFDLWIKNTGLPNASGSPFSIFTFDSELDHALIVYGTQDDQEANQEAAKNLQQALKRRKHNAVVPIKADTDISEEELKSHHLVLIGRPDSNRLLARFNKEFPVTFGAASFQANGQTYAHPESGLVMAGDNPQNRRFSLVAVAGLSALATLSITQEFAEGTLPNAPVVLLPSNQATVEYVAPTSL; translated from the coding sequence ATGAAATTTCTGGCAAACGTTCTTCTAACGATAATCTGTTTCTCTATTTCTCCGTTATACGCCGCCAACACATTCCCTGATCCAAATACCGTGCAATGGTGGCAATCGGCATATCGTTATTCGCAAAAAGGCTGGATCAACCTGCATATTGAAGGCGCGCCCTATGAACGAGGGCTTCAGCATGGCCGATTGCTTGCCCCTGAAATTGCTGATTATGCACAAGCATTGGCTAAATTTACTGATCCTGAAGCGCCAGTTAAAACGTGGGAAAAAACACGACGCGTAGTCAATATCTTGTTTCTGAATGGCTTTACGCAAGAACAACTAACCGAGATGAAAGGTATCGCTGATGGAGCCTCCGCCGCAGGAGCCCGATTTAATAACCGAGCATTAGATGTCACCGATATCGCTATTCTTAATTTGTCTAATGAACTCGATGAACTGGAAGATGCGTTAGCTATCACCCCCGCCAGCGAACAAAACAAACCTTCCGCGAAAGTCACCCAACCGGCTTCCATCCGTAACTTTGGCGGCCCGATCCGTTGTAATGCATTTGCTGCAGTGGGGCCAGCCACTAAAGATGGCAAGATCGTGTTTGGGCACATCACCATGTTCTCGCTTTATCCGGCGACGTTTTATAACGTATGGATCGATGTAAAACCCAGCAAAGGCCATCATTTCGTTATGCAAACCACGCCAGGCGGCATCCAAAGTGGCATGGATTACTCGATTAATGATGCGGGCATCATGCTCAGTGAAACGTCAGTCAATCAGACAAAATTTGATTCGAAAGGTATTCCACTTGCTGCACGAATCAGACAAGCACAGCAATACGCCACTAGCATTGAAGAAGCAGTGGCAATATTAACAAATAAAAATAACGGCTTAGCGACTGCCGAATGGATTTTGGCTGATGTGAAGCATAATGAAATAGCCTTGCTTACGCTGGGAACACATAAAAGCAAACTCTACCGCAGCAGTAAAAAGGAATGGATTGCCGGTGCCGAAGGATTTTACTGGAGCAACAACAACACAAAAGATCTGGATATACGATTAGAAACGATATCCAGCATTAATGATCGCCCCTCCCCGGTTGCTGCGTTTAAGCCTGAACAGCGGGATGGAGTTTGGTTGAAATTATATGATCAGTACAAAGGCAAGATTGATGCTGATTTTGCACATAAGCTTTTGACCACACCAGAAATCGTTGCATCTGTTTCTGTCGATGCCAAATACACCACCAGTGACATGGCAAATCAATTAACAACCTGGGCAACCTTTGGACCACCTCTGGGTACGGTGCGTTATCCATCTACTGATGATCAACATGACTTCCCGAATATCAAACCATTGATCAGCAATCCGTGGACCATATTGCATTCAGGCACACCACCAAAGAATGCAACGAGATTAACTAACGCTGTCGACCTGCATAACCCCAAAAATCCAGTGCTCCCGCCTCCAGCAGCGGAAATGTCTGAACCTGATACTAAACCTGCATGGCACGGTACATTGTTGCCCAAAACAGATGCTGATATCTGGTTAACAGCCGCTTTCGCTAACTATGAGCGGATCGTTGCACTTGAAAAAACCTGGCGGCATCAGAAACAAGATCAACAACTGACGCAAAATGAGCAAAATCATTTAGATGTGAAATTATTCTATTATCGTTCACTGTACGATTTGAGAGCCCGGGCGGGACTTGATTTTCCTTTAGCTGAAACGAAGATGAATTTCCGCGATGATAAATGGTATGACATAGTCGCAGGCAAAGGTGTATTGCTGCTCGCTAATTTACGTAACCAGTTAGGTAAAGACAATTTTGATCGGTTAATGAATAACTTTGGCCGGGCACAGGCGGGAAAAACCGTTTCAGTCGCACAATTTCAGGCTTATTTAGAAAACGGAACCCACAAAGATTTATCTTCCTTTTTTGATCTCTGGATAAAAAATACCGGGTTACCTAATGCCAGCGGTTCACCGTTTTCAATTTTTACCTTTGATTCAGAATTAGATCATGCATTGATAGTCTATGGCACACAAGATGATCAGGAAGCTAACCAGGAAGCGGCTAAAAATCTGCAGCAAGCACTGAAACGTCGTAAACATAATGCGGTTGTTCCAATCAAAGCTGACACTGACATCAGTGAAGAAGAGCTGAAATCGCATCATTTGGTGTTGATTGGTCGTCCCGATAGTAATCGTTTATTAGCGCGCTTTAACAAAGAATTTCCTGTAACCTTTGGTGCCGCCTCATTTCAAGCGAATGGCCAAACTTATGCTCACCCAGAAAGTGGCTTAGTCATGGCTGGCGACAACCCGCAAAATCGTCGGTTCTCACTGGTTGCTGTTGCCGGTTTAAGTGCATTAGCAACACTCAGTATTACTCAGGAATTTGCCGAAGGTACATTACCTAATGCACCTGTCGTGTTGTTACCAAGCAATCAGGCGACGGTTGAGTATGTCGCCCCCACGTCATTGTGA
- a CDS encoding 3'-5' exonuclease: MPEKIEAPLKEEIALLEPFKGVSPNNIIVPTTKEQSTKAVADLFRHRFVGFDTESKPIFVQGQKSDGPHVIQLATLEKTYIFQLHYPESLKCITQLLETTQIIKVGFGLKSDRAQLHRKLGITPKAILDLDSFFRDEGYRKDLGVKTAIAVVLHQRFRKSKKISTSNWAREQLTPEQLSYAANDAYAAIKVFHALNKPESAFPIVDLT, translated from the coding sequence ATGCCTGAAAAAATTGAAGCCCCCTTAAAAGAAGAAATTGCACTTCTGGAACCATTCAAGGGCGTATCACCAAACAATATTATTGTTCCAACAACTAAAGAGCAGTCTACCAAAGCAGTGGCTGATCTTTTCCGCCACCGTTTTGTTGGCTTTGATACAGAGTCCAAACCGATATTTGTTCAGGGGCAAAAGTCTGATGGCCCACATGTCATTCAGTTAGCTACGCTAGAAAAAACCTATATTTTTCAGTTGCATTACCCTGAAAGCCTGAAATGCATCACACAGCTACTCGAAACCACACAAATCATAAAAGTCGGCTTTGGGCTGAAATCTGATCGGGCACAACTGCATCGAAAATTAGGTATTACACCGAAAGCAATTCTCGATCTGGATTCGTTCTTTCGAGATGAAGGCTATCGTAAAGATTTGGGTGTAAAAACGGCCATCGCGGTTGTTTTACACCAACGCTTTCGTAAATCTAAAAAGATATCAACATCCAACTGGGCCCGGGAGCAACTGACCCCCGAACAACTAAGTTATGCCGCAAACGACGCCTATGCAGCCATTAAGGTTTTTCATGCGTTGAACAAACCCGAATCAGCATTTCCTATTGTCGATTTGACCTAG
- a CDS encoding cupredoxin family copper-binding protein encodes MKSALFALSLVIATSMFSSGCYSKETMDSPPQKANTPPATMNTASMMDVSIMGFAFNPENVTVKIGSSITWTNQDRAPHTITSDDGSWDSGKIMQNGKYTHKFDKAGMFTYYCTVHPSMKGSIIVTP; translated from the coding sequence ATGAAAAGCGCCCTGTTTGCACTATCACTTGTGATAGCAACAAGCATGTTCTCGTCAGGTTGCTACAGTAAAGAAACCATGGATTCCCCACCTCAAAAAGCAAATACCCCTCCTGCGACCATGAACACGGCCAGCATGATGGATGTGTCGATCATGGGGTTTGCATTTAATCCTGAAAATGTCACTGTGAAAATAGGTTCGTCTATTACCTGGACGAATCAAGATCGCGCACCACATACCATCACCAGTGACGACGGGAGTTGGGATTCAGGGAAGATCATGCAAAACGGAAAATATACTCACAAATTCGATAAAGCAGGAATGTTCACTTACTACTGTACCGTTCACCCATCAATGAAAGGCTCCATCATTGTCACACCATAA
- a CDS encoding NUDIX domain-containing protein, which yields MSEIDKLAWLYIQNKQLLGARSKGKDTYYIPGGKREAGESDQQALIREIKEELSVDLIPSTIEYAGTFKAQADGKPDGVVVKMTCYLAEFTGKIKEDAEIEEITWLNHHDLAKCSQVTKIIMDWLKSEGKIE from the coding sequence ATGTCTGAAATAGACAAGCTGGCTTGGTTGTACATACAAAATAAACAACTGCTCGGTGCTCGTTCGAAAGGCAAAGACACCTATTACATTCCAGGCGGAAAACGAGAAGCTGGGGAAAGTGATCAACAAGCACTCATTCGGGAGATCAAAGAAGAACTCTCCGTCGATCTTATTCCTTCCACGATTGAATATGCCGGCACATTTAAAGCACAAGCTGATGGGAAGCCTGATGGCGTGGTGGTAAAAATGACATGCTATCTAGCTGAATTTACTGGTAAAATAAAAGAAGACGCTGAGATTGAAGAAATCACTTGGTTAAATCACCACGATTTAGCGAAATGTTCTCAAGTAACCAAAATAATCATGGACTGGTTAAAATCAGAAGGCAAAATTGAATAA
- a CDS encoding YigZ family protein produces MTTPYNIPATQHQFEFEIKRSQFICYAAHADHREAAENFIRTIRELHPQARHVCWAYIAGAPNTTIMSMSDDGEPSGTAGRPMLKILQYSGLGEIAVAVVRYFGGIKLGTGGLQRAYSDAVSGVLEELPLKLKVPREHIEFCYDYALESIVRHVLSRYDIDGEQLNYNEQVSISLQIASTQLDAFTTELTNHCSGAIEIQIKDKV; encoded by the coding sequence ATGACAACGCCTTACAACATCCCCGCGACCCAGCACCAATTTGAATTTGAGATCAAACGCAGTCAGTTTATCTGTTACGCTGCACATGCAGATCACAGAGAAGCTGCTGAGAATTTCATTCGAACTATTCGTGAATTACATCCGCAGGCACGCCACGTTTGCTGGGCTTATATTGCCGGGGCACCCAATACCACCATCATGTCGATGAGTGATGATGGCGAACCTAGTGGTACGGCCGGACGCCCAATGTTAAAGATCTTACAATACAGCGGATTAGGTGAAATCGCCGTTGCCGTTGTTCGTTACTTTGGAGGCATTAAACTCGGCACCGGTGGTTTACAGCGCGCTTATTCCGATGCAGTTAGCGGTGTGCTCGAAGAGTTGCCATTAAAGCTAAAAGTACCTCGCGAACACATAGAATTTTGTTATGACTATGCATTGGAATCAATCGTGCGTCATGTGCTAAGCCGCTACGATATTGATGGCGAACAGCTGAACTATAATGAACAAGTTTCTATTTCTTTACAGATTGCCAGTACGCAATTAGACGCATTTACAACTGAGCTTACCAATCACTGCTCGGGCGCGATAGAAATACAGATAAAAGATAAAGTATGA
- a CDS encoding TerB family tellurite resistance protein — MFSVLRSLFRQMLQDGSDSGTVDTLGIQLAMACLLCEVANADYQEDPREETAKIHLLSHLLDLDEQSATTLLQQAHQKSKASVSLYEFTNQLRALTPNERFQLIEAMWQVAYADGIINPMEEAVIRQVADLIYVEHPEFIRAKLSAQQSSSAS; from the coding sequence GTTGCGTTCTTTATTTCGTCAAATGCTACAAGATGGTAGCGACAGCGGCACGGTTGATACACTAGGCATACAGCTGGCGATGGCGTGTTTGTTATGTGAAGTTGCGAACGCGGACTATCAGGAAGATCCGCGTGAAGAAACCGCCAAAATACATTTGCTTTCGCACTTATTAGATCTTGATGAACAATCGGCCACGACGTTATTGCAACAAGCTCATCAGAAAAGTAAAGCATCGGTATCACTATATGAATTTACAAATCAACTCCGTGCACTGACCCCCAATGAGCGCTTCCAGCTGATTGAGGCCATGTGGCAAGTTGCGTATGCTGATGGCATCATAAACCCAATGGAAGAAGCTGTTATTCGCCAAGTGGCTGATTTAATTTACGTTGAACATCCTGAATTTATTCGAGCCAAACTCTCAGCGCAACAATCTAGTAGTGCATCATGA